From Primulina tabacum isolate GXHZ01 chromosome 2, ASM2559414v2, whole genome shotgun sequence, one genomic window encodes:
- the LOC142537323 gene encoding uncharacterized protein LOC142537323, which yields MPQVHIETLVSAWANDRKISCETLADTTVEGEAAAYAADVPPGSFWLSKDAEYDWFDRNTFYERKESTKGYAKSSNPNTSPNPSSNSTSQKLSAKFMSRASILRLPKAQNAAFVDAKRKTCKPVNIRLFPKRFASSGKSSVSVAEPGSPKVSCMGRVRSKRCRRRFDSLKRGEKPVEKKKTGFYSKIMSLFRFRKGSRKSELSGSMNVMEAVEEEPAAAAVESLRKSMSVKVGERVGGEIVAEPPGLGGMKRFSSGRRSETGQLSFQSGGA from the coding sequence ATGCCTCAAGTCCATATCGAAACCTTAGTTTCTGCTTGGGCCAACGATCGCAAAATCTCTTGCGAAACACTGGCGGACACCACCGTGGAAGGCGAAGCTGCGGCTTACGCCGCCGATGTGCCACCGGGATCTTTTTGGCTGTCAAAGGACGCGGAATACGATTGGTTCGATCGCAATACGTTTTACGAGCGGAAAGAATCCACAAAAGGCTACGCGAAAAGCTCAAATCCGAACACGAGTCCAAACCCAAGTTCTAACTCGACTTCTCAGAAGTTATCTGCAAAGTTCATGTCTAGAGCGTCGATCCTCCGATTGCCAAAGGCCCAGAACGCCGCTTTTGTTGATGCGAAAAGGAAGACGTGTAAACCGGTCAATATAAGGCTCTTTCCAAAACGGTTCGCGTCATCGGGGAAGTCCTCGGTGTCGGTTGCGGAGCCGGGTTCTCCGAAAGTTTCTTGCATGGGGAGAGTGAGATCTAAGCGCTGCCGGCGGAGGTTTGATTCATTGAAAAGGGGAGAAAAACCCGTTGAAAAGAAGAAAACCGGGTTCTACTCGAAAATCATGAGCCTGTTCCGGTTCAGAAAGGGTAGTAGGAAATCGGAGCTGTCCGGGAGCATGAACGTAATGGAAGCTGTGGAGGAAGagccggcggcggcggcggtagAATCTCTACGGAAGAGTATGAGTGTGAAGGTGGGAGAAAGAGTCGGCGGTGAAATAGTGGCGGAGCCGCCTGGTCTAGGAGGCATGAAACGGTTCTCGTCAGGGCGGCGGTCGGAGACTGGACAGCTTAGTTTTCAATCCGGTGGCGCGTGA
- the LOC142527210 gene encoding LOW QUALITY PROTEIN: auxin-responsive protein SAUR50-like (The sequence of the model RefSeq protein was modified relative to this genomic sequence to represent the inferred CDS: substituted 2 bases at 2 genomic stop codons): MLGKKLGSMKKLAKKVRSFRNGEPVETSHSVCLLRYNDGGSSPTAAATSPTTGTFAAYVGEDRQRFMVPVTDLKQTVADLDIKLLTLEIXXYGFGFDQRNGLVVPCRVAAFQEVMSVVRCCNGRFDFGELVEEFI; encoded by the exons ATGTTGGGCAAGAAACTTGGTTCAATGAAGAAACTAGCCAAGAAAGTTAGATCCTTCCGCAATGGCGAACCCGTCGAAACATCACATTCCGTGTGTCTTCTAAGGTACAATGATGGAGGATCGTCCCCTACGGCCGCCGCCACGAGCCCCACTACCGGAACTTTTGCCGCGTACGTAGGGGAAGATAGACAAAGATTCATGGTCCCAGTAACGGATCTCAAACAAACCGTGGCTGACC ttgatatcaaattattgacTCTAGAGATATAGTAATATGGTTTCGGGTTCGACCAGAGAAACGGCCTAGTGGTACCATGTAGGGTTGCTGCATTCCAAGAAGTGATGAGTGTCGTGCGGTGCTGCAACGGGAGGTTTGATTTCGGAGAATTGGTGGAGGAGTTCATCTAG
- the LOC142527223 gene encoding heterogeneous nuclear ribonucleoprotein Q-like, producing the protein MPRTRATAGATKSIEHEKLVESEEQVELGADNDMEDTPEEEIEYEEVEEEVEEEELEEEEEVEEVEEEDDDDEGMENDEGGDDMEKEHADLLALPPHGSEVYIGGIPQDTSENDLKRFCESIGEVTEVRIMKGKDSNENKGYAFVTFRTKELASKAIKELNSTELKGKRLKCSSSQAKHKLFIGNVPRNWGEEDTRKVVKKVGPGIVAIELLKDPQNSSRNRGFAFIEYYNHACADYSRQKMSNPDFKLDDNAPTVSWADPKSAEMSSSQVKAVYVKNLPKNVTQDQLKELFERHGNISKIVLPPAKPGQEKSRYGFVHFVERSSAMKALKNTEKYEIDGQVVECSLAKPQADQKNAGVSNSPTPAILPTYPPHVGYGLIGSPYGAVGAGYTGANFAQPFIYGRGASPGMAMMPMLLPDGRIGYVLQQPGVQPFTAPPQQRGGGRSSGAGGSSSGGRRGGDSGRGRSRYNPY; encoded by the exons ATGCCAAGGACAAGAGCCACTGCTGGAGCTACTAAATCTATCGAACACGAGAAGCTGGTTGAGTCTGAAGAGCAGGTTGAACTTGGTGCTGACAATGACATGGAGGATACACCGGAAGAAGAGATTGAGTATGAGGAAGTAGAGGAGGAAGTGGAGGAGGAAGAATtggaagaagaggaagaagtgGAAGAGGTCGAGGAAGAGGACGACGATGACGAAGGCATGGAAAATGATGAAGGGGGCGATGACATGGAGAAAGAGCACGCTGACCTTCTCGCTCTTCCTCCACATGGTTCAGAGGTTTATATTGGTGGAATTCctcaagatacttctgaaaaTGACCTGAAGCGCTTTTGTGAATCCATTGGAGAAGTTACAgag GTGAGGATAATGAAGGGAAAAGACTCAAATGAAAACAAGGGATATGCTTTTGTAACTTTCAGGACCAAGGAATTAGCTTCCAAGGCTATCAAGGAGCTTAATAGTACTGAATTGAAG GGAAAAAGATTGAAATGCTCTTCTTCTCAAGCAAAACATAAGCTGTTCATTGGTAATGTACCCAGAAACTGGGGAGAAGAAGATACGAGGAAGGTTGTGAAAAAAGTAGGGCCTGGGATTGTCGCCATTGAACTTTTAAAG GATCCACAAAATTCAAGTCGGAATCGTGGATTTGCATTCATCGAGTATTATAATCATGCTTGTGCTGACTATTCCAGACAGAAGATGTCAAATCCTGATTTTAAGCTCGATGACAATGCTCCAACTGTGAGTTGGGCTGATCCCAAAAGTGCAGAAATGTCTTCTTCACAG GTCAAAGCAGTATATGTGAAGAACTTACCCAAAAATGTTACTCAAGATCAGCTTAAGGAGTTGTTTGAACGTCATGGAAACATTTCAAAAATTGTTCTTCCTCCTGCAAAGCCAGGACAAGAGAAAAGCAGATATGGTTTTGTTCATTTCGTAGAAAGATCAAGTGCCATGAAAGCTCTGAAGAACACGGAGAAATATGAGATTGATG GTCAAGTTGTAGAATGCTCACTGGCAAAGCCACAGGCGGATCAGAAAAATGCCGGGGTATCAAATTCACCGACGCCAGCTATACTTCCAACCTATCCACCTCATGTTGGATATGGTTTGATTGGATCCCCCTATGGCGCTGTAGGTGCTGGATATACTGGTGCAAACTTTGCTCAA CCCTTCATCTACGGAAGGGGAGCTTCCCCTGGCATGGCTATGATGCCTATGCTTTTACCTGATGGAAGGATTGGATATGTTCT GCAACAACCTGGAGTACAGCCATTCACCGCTCCGCCACAGCAAAGAGGTGGTGGTAGAAGCAGCGGTGCAGGTGGAAGTTCGAGTGGCGGTCGACGTGGTGGTGACAGTGGCCGTGGGCGCAGTCGGTACAATCCATATTAA